One window from the genome of Carassius auratus strain Wakin unplaced genomic scaffold, ASM336829v1 scaf_tig00001343, whole genome shotgun sequence encodes:
- the LOC113069319 gene encoding cyclin-dependent kinase 4 inhibitor C-like, whose amino-acid sequence MAEDAAIDRLSTAAAIGDLKEIEQTLQSNVNVNEKNKYGRTPLQVMKLGCPCIAEALLRAGADPNARDPILRLTVSHDAARDGYLDTLRVLAQNGADVNLPDNDGNLPLHLAAREGHLDVVQYLVSDCSTPPFLPNAKGYTPRDLAFMHEKHRTVEWLENIVPSQAS is encoded by the exons ATGGCCGAGGACGCAGCTATAGATAGGCTGAGCACTGCAGCTGCGATTGGAGATCTTAAAGAAATTGAGCAGACACTGCAAAGCAACGTGAACGTTAATGAGAAGAACAAGTACGGCAGGACACCATTGCAG GTGATGAAACTTGGCTGCCCGTGCATAGCGGAGGCGCTGCTTCGAGCAGGCGCCGACCCAAATGCGCGCGATCCCATCCTACGATTGACCGTCAGTCACGACGCCGCGCGAGACGGGTATCTGGACACTCTACGGGTGCTCGCGCAGAATGGTGCTGATGTCAATCTCCCTGACAACGACGGCAACCTGCCTCTGCATCTGGCGGCGCGGGAGGGGCACCTGGATGTCGTGCAGTATCTCGTGTCTGACTGCAGCACGCCGCCTTTTCTGCCTAACGCGAAAGGTTACACGCCTCGTGACCTGGCTTTCATGCACGAAAAACACAGAACTGTGGAGTGGTTAGAGAACATTGTGCCTTCACAAGCCAGCTAG